In one Magallana gigas chromosome 9, xbMagGiga1.1, whole genome shotgun sequence genomic region, the following are encoded:
- the LOC105319016 gene encoding complement C1q-like protein 2, which translates to MASQNLILTSIGLFISINCSRNVFAEVTDATDGNLDLKYAIQKIEELQKIVLAQDKRISMLERRPEESEVRTEIDFRKIVKEQNDRIAQLEARIQELESAKEVEEYAPIETKEYEIYSDSKGYPIRSYRNIDREERLLSIQPTTVPLDSVAFYAYLSTNIPASVAHRIIAFDTVITNVGNAYHPHMGTFIAPKSGLYVFTWTIRLYGQSYHTTELVVNNNIVNALYFNPNGQMDGSVSSTAVVNVNQGDDVLIRTSSDYHNGEIKSYPNGRSSFAGWRLM; encoded by the exons ATGGCgtctcaaaatttaattttgacatCTATTGGATTGTTCATTTCTATCAACTGTTCCCGTAATGTCTTTGCCGAGGTGACTGATGCTACAGATGGTAACTTAGATTTGAAATATGCAATTCAGAAAATTGAAGAACTACAGAAAATTGTGCTTGCGCAGGACAAACGAATATCAATGTTAGAGAGACGACCCGAAGAGTCAGAAGTGCGAACAGAAATCGATTTCCGAAAGATCGTGAAAGAACAGAACGATCGAATTGCTCAATTAGAGGCAAGGATCCAAGAGTTAGAGAGTGCTAAAGAAGTTGAAGAATATGCTCCGATTGAAACCAAAGAATACGAAATATATTCCGATTCCAAAGGTTATCCCATTCGGTCTTATAGAAACATAGACAGGGAAG AACGATTGCTGAGCATCCAACCAACAACAGTGCCTTTGGACAGCGTGGCTTTTTACGCGTATTTATCGACCAATATACCTGCTTCAGTTGCCCATCGAATCATTGCCTTTGATACAGTGATTACAAATGTCGGCAACGCCTACCATCCTCATATGGGCACATTTATCGCACCAAAGTCTGGTCTATATGTGTTTACCTGGACAATAAGGTTGTACGGTCAATCATATCATACAACTGAACTTGTTGTTAACAATAACATCGTTAACGCGTTGTATTTCAATCCTAACGGTCAGATGGACGGAAGTGTTAGTAGCACTGCTGTTGTAAATGTCAATCAAGGCGATGACGTACTGATACGAACCAGTTCAGATTATCACAATGGTGAGATCAAGAGCTACCCAAACGGAAGGTCATCGTTCGCCGGTTGGAGATTGATGTAG